The following are from one region of the Rhodopirellula sp. P2 genome:
- a CDS encoding sigma-70 family RNA polymerase sigma factor: MTSPDPSDFAPSEPRDSRTSDHAASDPAFSAESSNRAEEIARYEPYLRMLARMQMRANYKAKLGASDIVQQTMLQAVAAIDQYRGTTEAEWRAWLRKILVRQMCHLDRDLHRDKRDIRREQSMEQRVAQSSMRLEGLLAGDVGTPSQHAMVGESLLTLADAIESLPEAQRDAISLHYLEGLKLSDVAERMDKTAGSVAGLLHRGMKQLRQNFHE; the protein is encoded by the coding sequence ATGACGTCCCCCGATCCATCCGATTTCGCCCCCTCCGAGCCCCGCGATTCACGGACTTCGGACCACGCCGCCTCCGATCCGGCTTTCTCCGCCGAATCGTCGAATCGTGCCGAGGAGATCGCTCGCTATGAACCCTATTTGCGGATGTTGGCTCGAATGCAAATGCGAGCCAACTACAAAGCCAAATTGGGCGCCTCCGACATCGTTCAGCAAACCATGTTGCAAGCGGTCGCCGCCATCGATCAGTATCGCGGCACAACGGAAGCCGAATGGCGGGCTTGGCTGCGGAAGATTCTGGTGCGACAAATGTGTCACCTCGATCGCGACCTGCACCGCGACAAACGCGACATCCGCCGCGAACAATCGATGGAACAACGGGTGGCGCAATCGTCCATGCGGCTGGAAGGTTTGCTGGCCGGCGATGTTGGCACGCCCAGCCAGCACGCGATGGTGGGCGAATCGTTGCTGACGTTGGCCGATGCGATCGAATCGTTGCCCGAAGCTCAGCGAGACGCAATCTCGCTGCACTACCTCGAAGGATTGAAATTGTCCGACGTCGCCGAACGCATGGACAAAACCGCTGGATCGGTCGCGGGACTGCTGCACCGAGGCATGAAACAATTGCGACAGAACTTCCATGAATGA
- the ruvB gene encoding Holliday junction branch migration DNA helicase RuvB, with the protein MAREAIYQQSNPDPGGDPPEDGPPQTNGIADGGDEPDRGPDPDVTLRPQRMAEMVGQKDVIERLRIAIDAAQVRGEPLGHILFDGPPGLGKTTFATVIPSEMNTTVQMANGAGLKAPRDLLPYLTNVSRGSVLFIDEIHRVPRAIEEYLYTAMEDFRIDIVLGDGVNARTLNLSLEPFTLIGATTRAGMLTAPLRDRFQIREHLGWYTRNELAEIVQRNSKKLNIEVDPISAGVIADRSRSTPRLANNRLLWVRDYAQSKANGNVEAKICEAALDMIGIDHLGLDKQDRNYLDTLMRVFLGGPAGLDAIAHTMNVSSDTLEDEVEPFLLRSELLVRTRRGRLATPKAFEHMKREMPNRPLP; encoded by the coding sequence ATGGCTCGCGAAGCAATTTACCAACAATCGAATCCTGACCCCGGCGGGGATCCGCCCGAGGATGGGCCTCCGCAAACCAACGGCATCGCGGATGGCGGGGATGAGCCCGATCGGGGGCCCGATCCGGATGTCACTCTGCGCCCGCAACGGATGGCCGAAATGGTGGGGCAAAAGGACGTGATTGAACGATTGCGAATTGCAATCGACGCGGCTCAGGTGCGTGGCGAACCGCTCGGACACATTCTGTTCGACGGACCACCGGGGTTGGGGAAAACCACGTTTGCGACCGTGATTCCCTCGGAAATGAACACGACGGTTCAGATGGCCAACGGGGCTGGGTTGAAAGCCCCGCGAGATTTGCTGCCGTACCTGACCAACGTTTCCCGAGGTTCAGTGCTGTTCATTGATGAAATTCACCGGGTTCCGCGGGCGATCGAAGAGTACTTGTACACCGCGATGGAGGATTTTCGAATCGACATCGTGTTGGGCGATGGCGTCAACGCGCGCACCTTGAACCTGAGTTTGGAACCGTTCACGTTGATCGGTGCGACCACGCGAGCCGGGATGTTGACCGCTCCGCTGCGAGATCGCTTCCAGATCCGAGAGCACTTGGGTTGGTACACGCGAAACGAGTTGGCGGAGATTGTTCAGCGCAATTCCAAGAAGCTGAACATCGAGGTCGACCCCATCTCGGCGGGGGTCATCGCGGATCGAAGTCGCAGCACACCTCGTTTGGCCAACAATCGCTTGCTATGGGTGCGGGACTACGCTCAAAGCAAAGCGAATGGCAACGTGGAAGCGAAAATCTGCGAGGCGGCTCTGGACATGATTGGGATCGATCATCTGGGGCTCGACAAACAAGATCGCAATTACTTGGACACGCTGATGCGAGTCTTCTTGGGCGGCCCAGCGGGCTTGGACGCGATCGCTCACACGATGAACGTCAGTTCGGACACGCTCGAAGACGAAGTCGAGCCGTTTTTGTTGCGAAGCGAGTTGTTGGTCCGAACGCGGCGTGGACGTTTGGCGACACCGAAAGCGTTTGAGCACATGAAACGGGAAATGCCGAATCGCCCTCTTCCCTGA
- a CDS encoding PH domain-containing protein, protein MNDIDETVLWEAEFNPKVRVYWLISAVLTTFLTIFLIPFLPLIAPLAWYISGLYLKSHRCTLTERTLKVSRGVLVRQEKTVPLDRITDLGLVQGPIMRSLDLEAVSVETAGQSGAGSLVRLTGIRNGRAFRDAVLKQRDAVTGGEPARLTSAAEPDGIVDTNVQATLTEIRDILKRIEARSTSL, encoded by the coding sequence ATGAATGACATCGACGAAACCGTCCTTTGGGAAGCGGAATTCAATCCCAAAGTCAGAGTGTATTGGTTGATCAGTGCTGTTCTGACAACGTTTCTGACAATCTTCCTGATCCCGTTTTTGCCGCTGATCGCTCCGCTGGCTTGGTACATTTCGGGGCTGTATTTGAAGAGCCACCGCTGCACGCTGACCGAGCGAACGCTGAAAGTCAGTCGTGGTGTTTTGGTTCGGCAAGAGAAGACGGTGCCTCTGGATCGGATCACCGACTTGGGTTTGGTCCAAGGGCCAATCATGCGGTCGCTCGATTTGGAAGCCGTCAGCGTCGAGACGGCTGGTCAATCAGGAGCTGGCTCGTTGGTCCGACTGACGGGCATCCGAAACGGCCGAGCCTTTCGTGATGCGGTGTTGAAGCAACGTGATGCGGTGACGGGCGGCGAGCCCGCTCGATTGACCTCGGCCGCGGAACCGGATGGGATTGTGGATACGAACGTTCAAGCGACACTGACCGAGATCCGTGACATTTTGAAACGGATTGAAGCTCGGTCAACGTCGTTGTAA
- a CDS encoding sulfatase-like hydrolase/transferase: protein MPSNSSALPASPLPLRHPLIPACLFLFASVAAFGVSTDQARAQSPRPNVVMLLADDLGYRDVGCYGGPVQTPTIDQLAADGTRFEQFYSGCAVCSPSRATLITGRHHIRAGVYSWIHDESQNSHLRLREITLAEVLRDAGYATAHVGKWHLGLPTENRDKPTPDEHGFDHWFATWNNAQPSHHNPDNFIRNGEPVGQLEGYSCQLVADEAIGWVDRHRESEPEQPFFLNVWFHEPHAPIAAPDEITQKYGKVDDKAAVYSGTIDNTDQAIQRLLAKLDSMGVRENTLIIYASDNGSYRSDRVGNLRGQKGVNWDGGIRVPGIFQWPGHIPAGVILDQPAGLVDVLPTICGLLKLTPPEVHLDGSDLSPLLTGHPDSFQRHQPLFWHLQRSKPIVAMRDGDYSLVGFRDYEMSNKNMFEEQWIPAIKTGSYHNFELYNLKDDPGQTKNLAKEQPERVEAMKQQLLQINASIMKDGMDWQLGPDEQN from the coding sequence ATGCCAAGCAATTCGTCTGCTCTGCCCGCCTCTCCGCTGCCCCTCCGGCACCCGCTGATCCCAGCCTGTCTGTTTCTATTCGCGTCGGTTGCGGCCTTCGGCGTTTCCACCGACCAAGCCCGTGCCCAATCGCCTCGCCCCAACGTCGTGATGCTGTTGGCCGATGACCTCGGGTACCGCGATGTGGGCTGCTACGGCGGTCCCGTTCAGACGCCCACGATCGACCAATTGGCTGCAGACGGAACCCGTTTTGAACAGTTTTATTCGGGCTGCGCGGTTTGCTCTCCATCGCGAGCCACACTGATCACCGGTCGCCATCACATCCGCGCCGGAGTCTACAGCTGGATCCATGATGAATCCCAGAACTCCCATCTTCGTCTGCGAGAAATCACCCTCGCAGAGGTCCTGCGGGATGCCGGCTACGCGACCGCTCACGTCGGCAAATGGCACCTGGGACTGCCAACCGAAAACCGAGACAAACCCACCCCCGATGAACATGGTTTCGATCACTGGTTCGCGACTTGGAACAACGCCCAACCCAGTCACCACAACCCCGACAACTTCATTCGCAATGGAGAACCAGTCGGTCAACTGGAGGGTTACTCCTGCCAACTGGTCGCCGACGAAGCGATCGGCTGGGTGGATCGCCACCGCGAATCGGAACCCGAGCAACCCTTTTTCCTGAACGTTTGGTTCCACGAGCCGCACGCCCCCATCGCAGCTCCCGATGAGATCACGCAGAAATACGGCAAGGTGGACGACAAAGCCGCGGTCTACTCCGGAACCATCGACAACACCGACCAAGCCATCCAGCGACTGCTTGCGAAGTTGGATTCCATGGGCGTTCGCGAAAACACGCTGATCATCTACGCCTCGGACAACGGCAGCTACCGAAGCGACCGCGTCGGCAATCTTCGCGGGCAAAAAGGTGTCAACTGGGACGGCGGAATTCGCGTGCCGGGCATCTTCCAGTGGCCCGGACACATTCCCGCCGGAGTTATCCTGGACCAGCCCGCTGGGTTGGTCGATGTGCTGCCCACGATTTGCGGGCTGCTGAAATTGACGCCACCAGAAGTCCATCTCGACGGCAGCGACCTTTCCCCCCTGCTGACAGGTCATCCCGATTCATTCCAGCGTCATCAACCTCTGTTCTGGCATCTTCAACGATCCAAACCAATCGTGGCGATGCGAGACGGCGACTATTCGCTCGTCGGCTTTCGTGACTATGAAATGTCAAACAAGAACATGTTCGAAGAGCAGTGGATCCCGGCAATCAAAACTGGCTCGTATCACAACTTCGAACTGTACAACCTGAAGGACGATCCAGGCCAAACCAAGAACCTGGCCAAAGAACAACCCGAGCGAGTCGAAGCGATGAAGCAACAATTGCTTCAGATCAACGCCAGCATCATGAAAGACGGGATGGACTGGCAACTCGGTCCGGACGAGCAGAATTAA
- a CDS encoding organic solvent tolerance protein OstA, which produces MVCAVIPSVFPVRADTRLADRFQPFDTLPRPSRETHSPLARLIAARFGSSRATIAAWIGAAICVLAGLSPALAQEATERSVYEVTDVSQTLQLSGDAVHRWQDGSRECTLLLGNVELQFEGKRYEAAAILVALSGKQKNLTANLLMDQVKLGPGQTTEQPIVQTVSLTSVPIVRADQYRGRAEIPADWWTKMGIRPESTTPSGRSPVQQAAQSLPGNESGTEPSQPVQPVQYLEPVMGEPNLPSGGLVLDPPAVSTLPAPVQSFQPPVMETPPPAIATPGGGTTGGVPFIVGGGTRAIEVFSRGSNTPAELQYINRPGTNESVVIARGGVTVLVRDVSARLPSGEIMPLGTVSLSANRIVAWMPRLSDVFQGTQDFQSSEGELYLEGDIVFRQGDRIIYAESMYYNVTREVGMVLDAETITTIPEYEGTVRLKAEVMQQINRGNFRAIDAAFTSSRMGVPRYWLQSNELELTQRAIVRADPITGQPIADSEPIITSGGNFVYLGGVPVLAWPRFTTPLRKPTFYLTGADVRNDDIFGSQVLLEWDLFQLLGFTNPPAGVETTLLTDYLSERGPAVGTRTTYALPSLFGFGGPASGTYDSYLMKDDGLDVLGQGRRDLQPEETYRGRATLRHRHHLPGDWEFIAEVGYLSDRNFLEQYFESEWDQDTDQRTGLRFRKYAGSQMLDIAANFQVNDFFMETEELPTIEHYALGGSILGDSLTWSMHNEIGYKHLQVADTPEDPVIAAGTYTLPGELDRQGVVTRTRQEISAPLDAGPVKVIPFAIGEAAYYGEAADGDDLTRLWGGGGLRLNLPMSRVDPTIQSSLLNIRGLAHKIDWSAEYFYADSDTDMDELPYYDSLDDNAQEEFRRVFTGTLFGGTLPPQFDPRNYAFRQGMQRNVTSSSDTVVDDLQQLRLGMKHRFQTKRGLPGRERIVDLFRFDMETILYPKEDRDNFGETLGPTMFDAQYNIGDRFTLLSDGYIDSFDNGLRSISAGFRTSRPGLGDLYVGLLSIEGPVSSTVLRTSLDYRLNHKWIVSAGNVYDFGETGNVGQTLGLTRVGESFLVQLAANVDAGRDNTSIGFMVEPRFLPSSRLGRLGGQLIPPPGVEGLE; this is translated from the coding sequence TTGGTCTGTGCAGTCATTCCATCCGTATTTCCCGTTCGAGCTGATACCCGCTTGGCTGATCGGTTCCAACCTTTCGACACCTTGCCTCGTCCTTCGCGTGAAACACACTCACCGCTGGCGAGGTTGATTGCTGCGCGATTCGGATCGAGTCGGGCGACGATTGCCGCATGGATTGGTGCCGCGATTTGCGTGCTGGCGGGTCTCTCGCCGGCTCTCGCGCAAGAGGCCACGGAGCGTTCGGTGTACGAAGTCACCGATGTTTCACAGACCCTGCAGTTGTCCGGCGACGCCGTGCACCGCTGGCAGGATGGCTCGCGGGAGTGCACGTTGCTGCTGGGCAACGTTGAATTGCAATTTGAAGGCAAGCGATACGAAGCCGCTGCGATCTTGGTGGCATTGTCAGGAAAACAAAAGAATCTGACGGCGAATCTGTTGATGGACCAAGTGAAACTGGGGCCAGGCCAGACGACGGAACAACCCATTGTTCAAACCGTCAGCCTGACGTCGGTCCCAATCGTCCGCGCCGATCAATACCGCGGACGAGCGGAGATTCCAGCGGATTGGTGGACGAAGATGGGGATCCGTCCCGAATCAACGACCCCGTCTGGGAGGAGTCCCGTCCAGCAAGCGGCGCAGAGCCTGCCCGGCAACGAGTCTGGGACGGAGCCCTCGCAGCCCGTCCAGCCGGTTCAGTATCTCGAGCCCGTGATGGGCGAACCCAATTTGCCGTCTGGCGGGTTGGTGCTCGACCCGCCAGCGGTTTCGACCCTGCCAGCTCCCGTTCAGAGTTTTCAACCACCTGTGATGGAGACTCCGCCACCCGCGATCGCGACGCCGGGCGGTGGGACCACAGGTGGCGTGCCGTTCATTGTCGGCGGTGGAACGCGAGCCATCGAGGTTTTCTCTCGAGGCTCGAACACCCCAGCGGAACTTCAGTACATCAATCGTCCCGGCACGAATGAGTCGGTTGTCATCGCACGTGGCGGAGTCACCGTTTTGGTGCGAGACGTATCGGCTCGTTTGCCCAGCGGAGAGATCATGCCCTTGGGCACGGTGTCGTTGTCGGCCAATCGGATCGTTGCCTGGATGCCTCGATTGAGTGATGTGTTCCAAGGCACACAAGACTTTCAATCCAGCGAAGGGGAACTGTACCTCGAAGGCGACATCGTTTTCCGGCAAGGCGACCGAATCATTTACGCCGAGTCGATGTACTACAACGTCACTCGCGAAGTTGGGATGGTCCTGGACGCTGAAACCATCACCACGATTCCTGAGTATGAAGGAACGGTGCGGTTGAAAGCGGAGGTGATGCAACAAATCAACCGAGGCAACTTTCGAGCCATTGACGCGGCCTTCACGAGCAGCCGAATGGGTGTGCCTCGCTATTGGTTGCAGAGCAATGAATTGGAACTGACACAGCGAGCGATCGTGCGTGCCGATCCAATCACGGGACAACCGATTGCAGACAGCGAACCGATCATCACCAGCGGCGGCAACTTCGTGTACTTGGGCGGCGTGCCCGTGCTGGCTTGGCCAAGGTTCACGACCCCGCTTCGAAAGCCAACGTTCTATCTGACCGGTGCCGATGTCCGGAATGACGATATCTTTGGTTCGCAGGTGCTGCTGGAATGGGACCTGTTCCAACTGCTTGGGTTCACGAATCCGCCCGCGGGTGTCGAGACGACTTTGCTCACCGATTACTTGAGCGAACGCGGGCCAGCGGTGGGGACAAGAACAACCTACGCGTTGCCCAGTCTGTTTGGATTTGGTGGACCGGCATCTGGAACCTATGACAGTTACCTGATGAAAGACGACGGGTTGGATGTCTTGGGACAAGGCCGTCGAGATTTGCAACCGGAAGAAACCTATCGCGGTCGCGCAACATTGCGGCATCGGCATCACTTGCCTGGCGATTGGGAATTCATCGCCGAGGTTGGCTACTTGAGTGACCGTAACTTCCTGGAACAGTACTTCGAATCGGAATGGGACCAAGACACGGATCAGCGGACTGGATTGCGATTCCGGAAGTACGCCGGTTCGCAGATGTTGGACATTGCGGCCAACTTCCAGGTCAACGACTTCTTCATGGAAACCGAAGAGTTGCCGACGATCGAACACTACGCGCTCGGCGGATCGATCTTGGGAGATTCACTGACTTGGTCGATGCACAACGAAATTGGCTACAAGCACTTGCAGGTTGCTGACACTCCGGAAGACCCGGTGATTGCGGCGGGCACGTACACGTTGCCTGGCGAACTGGACCGGCAAGGTGTGGTGACACGAACCCGACAAGAAATCTCGGCTCCGCTGGACGCTGGCCCCGTCAAAGTGATCCCGTTTGCGATCGGCGAAGCGGCTTACTACGGCGAGGCTGCCGACGGCGATGACCTCACGCGACTGTGGGGCGGCGGTGGTTTGCGATTGAACCTGCCGATGTCGCGAGTCGATCCGACAATCCAAAGCTCGCTGCTGAACATTCGCGGCTTGGCTCACAAAATCGATTGGTCGGCGGAGTACTTCTACGCTGACAGCGACACGGACATGGACGAGTTGCCGTACTACGATTCGCTGGATGACAACGCTCAAGAAGAATTTCGGCGTGTGTTCACTGGGACATTGTTCGGAGGCACTTTGCCACCGCAGTTTGATCCGAGAAACTATGCCTTCCGGCAGGGCATGCAGCGAAACGTGACCAGTTCCAGCGACACGGTTGTCGACGACTTGCAGCAATTGCGGTTGGGGATGAAGCATCGTTTTCAAACCAAACGTGGCTTGCCAGGACGCGAACGGATCGTCGATTTGTTCCGGTTCGACATGGAAACGATTTTGTACCCCAAAGAGGATCGCGATAACTTCGGCGAGACGCTGGGGCCGACGATGTTTGACGCCCAGTACAACATCGGCGATCGGTTCACGTTGTTGAGCGATGGCTACATCGATTCCTTCGACAATGGACTTCGTTCGATCAGTGCCGGGTTCCGAACCAGTCGGCCAGGTCTGGGGGATTTGTATGTTGGATTGTTGTCGATCGAAGGGCCGGTCAGCAGCACGGTGCTGCGGACCAGTTTGGACTACCGTTTGAATCACAAATGGATTGTCTCGGCCGGAAACGTGTATGACTTCGGCGAGACTGGCAACGTTGGTCAGACATTGGGACTGACCCGTGTCGGCGAATCGTTCTTGGTTCAATTGGCGGCCAATGTCGACGCCGGTCGTGATAACACGAGCATCGGTTTCATGGTGGAACCTCGCTTCTTGCCCTCCAGTCGGTTGGGGCGATTGGGCGGTCAGCTGATTCCTCCGCCAGGCGTCGAAGGGCTGGAGTGA
- a CDS encoding diacylglycerol kinase → MTSKPGSWASKFRCATLGVWFACGGQSSFWVHLPVAAAVIAAAAWLNVSPVEWAVLILAIGGVLTAELLNSSIELLVSVLHPQHHPRIGQALDVAAGAVLVMSLAAVAVGLIVLLPPLCGRLLGS, encoded by the coding sequence ATGACTTCGAAACCAGGATCCTGGGCCTCGAAGTTTCGCTGCGCGACGCTGGGGGTCTGGTTCGCCTGTGGTGGACAAAGCAGTTTCTGGGTTCATTTGCCAGTCGCTGCGGCGGTGATCGCGGCGGCGGCCTGGTTGAACGTGAGCCCTGTCGAATGGGCCGTTTTGATTTTGGCGATCGGCGGTGTGTTGACGGCGGAGTTGCTCAACTCATCGATTGAGTTGCTGGTCTCCGTTTTGCACCCGCAGCATCACCCGAGAATCGGGCAGGCACTCGATGTCGCGGCGGGCGCTGTGTTGGTGATGAGTCTGGCGGCTGTGGCGGTCGGATTGATCGTGCTGTTGCCGCCGCTATGTGGCCGACTGCTCGGGAGTTGA
- a CDS encoding lysylphosphatidylglycerol synthase transmembrane domain-containing protein: MPEHFQRYAITLVKFAVPVAIIWFLLSRIEPAQWDDLTARSINLPLLVGALAVAICALLVSFVRWWVLVRCQGIPLSLMEALRLSSICFLLSFVSAGSVGGDLFKAVFLARRSPGKRVAAVASVVVDRGAGLYGLLLLVSGGLLIHQSQDPFEFNGITIADIKVITIASLSIGSAILAMLVFGGKFVDTLLQRGEKLPVVGSLIEHVGPPLRMFHHHPWAFASSLLMSVVVQGLLVISMYLIAVSMYDLPPTLAEHFVIVPIGMLMSALPLTPAGVGVLEVTIETLYHIVPAKTTDASGTLVALAFELVKVVMAIIGTIFYWTAGREVQESLEEANTSESGTSESTPEQSAT; this comes from the coding sequence ATGCCCGAACACTTTCAACGCTACGCGATCACCCTGGTCAAATTCGCGGTTCCAGTTGCCATCATTTGGTTCCTGCTGAGCCGGATCGAACCCGCTCAGTGGGATGATCTGACCGCCCGGTCCATCAACCTTCCTTTGCTGGTCGGTGCGCTCGCTGTTGCGATCTGCGCCCTGTTGGTTTCGTTTGTTCGGTGGTGGGTTTTGGTTCGCTGCCAAGGCATTCCGCTCAGCCTGATGGAAGCGTTGCGGTTGAGTTCGATTTGCTTCCTGCTGAGTTTCGTCTCCGCCGGCAGCGTGGGTGGTGACCTCTTCAAAGCCGTCTTCTTGGCCAGGCGTTCGCCAGGAAAACGCGTCGCCGCGGTCGCGTCCGTGGTCGTCGACCGGGGCGCGGGGCTGTACGGGTTGCTGCTGCTTGTTTCCGGTGGATTGCTGATTCACCAATCGCAAGACCCGTTCGAATTCAACGGCATCACGATCGCTGACATCAAGGTCATCACGATCGCATCGCTTTCCATTGGCTCCGCCATTCTGGCAATGCTGGTCTTCGGTGGCAAATTCGTTGACACGCTGCTTCAACGTGGCGAGAAACTTCCCGTCGTCGGTTCGCTGATCGAGCACGTCGGTCCGCCGCTGCGAATGTTCCACCATCATCCCTGGGCGTTCGCGTCGTCCCTGCTGATGAGTGTTGTTGTGCAAGGCCTGCTGGTGATCAGCATGTATCTGATCGCGGTTTCGATGTACGACTTGCCTCCGACACTGGCCGAACACTTCGTGATCGTTCCGATCGGCATGTTGATGTCCGCGCTGCCACTCACACCTGCCGGAGTGGGCGTGCTGGAAGTGACCATCGAAACCCTCTACCACATCGTTCCCGCAAAAACGACCGATGCATCGGGGACACTGGTCGCCCTGGCGTTTGAATTGGTGAAGGTCGTGATGGCGATCATTGGCACGATCTTCTACTGGACGGCCGGACGCGAAGTCCAAGAAAGCCTCGAAGAAGCCAACACCAGCGAATCCGGCACCAGCGAGTCAACTCCCGAGCAGTCGGCCACATAG